GGTCGAACGGCTCCGCGAAGCCTCAGTCGCGTTGAATCATCAGTACGTGAATTGCTGGGAGGAGTACAGCCGCTTCAAAACCCTCTACCAGATCCTGGACGGCGTCGCATCCACCATCGACATTCATCGCCAGTCCACGCCGACCGACGTCCTCCTCGACCGGCTCCGTGACTACGACGGCCCGCCCTACATCGTTATTCTCGACGAGGTCGATCAACTCGAAGACAAGAGCCTCCTCTACGACCTCTATCGCATCCCCGAGCTCACGATGGTGCTCATCGTCAACGACGAAGCACAACTGTTCGCTGGCCTCGACGACCGCCTCAACAGCCGCCTCAACGCCTGCACCCGAGTCCATTTCGACACCTACCCCAAGAGCGAACTTACCGCAATTCTCCACGACCGCGTCCGCTGGGGCCTCAACGCCGACTACCTCCAAGACGGCGTCTTACCGACGATCGCAGAGCTAGCGGCCGGCGACGCTCGTACTGCAATCGGGATTCTTCGCCAAGCCGCCCACACCGTCCACACCAACTCCCACGACATGCTCACCGACAGCATCGCTGAAGAGGTAGCTCCAGCAGCACGTACCGAAATCCGCCGCAATGCCGTCGAACGCCTCACCCACCACCAGGAAGTCATATACACCATCATCAACGAAGCAGGTGAAATCACGCCCGGTGATCTCTACGAAGCCTACCGAGACCGCGTGGACAACTCGAAGACGAAACGCACGGTCCGGAATTATCTCGCCAAACTGGAGCAGTACAACCTCATCGCGGCCGACGGCCAAACCAAAGGCCGTCGGTATCGGACTCTCACCGACGCTGCACTAGCGTGAAACAAATCTCCGTAGCAAACAAAACCATGGACACCACCCCCCAATCTCGGAGCCTCCTCCTCTTACTGTTCGGCATCATCATGACGATGATTGGCGTTCTAGGCCTCCTCGGTCACCTTTAACGTCTACAGCGAGCGTCGTCCAGTCAAAACGTACCAGGGGTTGGCTGGGAATTTCTGTGAATAGACGAGTCCTGATTGGTAAGTGGGGATACGAACTTGTTGAACCCAGCAGAATCGGATTCAACCAGTACTAACCGTCTGTGGCTACGTCGAAGGCGAGAAGCGCTACGTCTACCTGATTACCACTGTCATCCGGTCTATCAAACGAGTACTGCCACCAATTCTCCTGTTTTTTCTCCTTCAAGCCTACACAGAGGGGATGTTCCTCAACAGCATCCGGAATCTTCTCTAGGATGCTGGAGAACGAATCACGGTCCACGAAGAGGATCACTGCTGCCTTTGTATCTCTCCACGTAAGGTAGCGTTCAAGCAGCTGTGATATCTTCCCACCATCTTGGTCCTCTCCCGAAAGTGTTTGCGGGCCGGCCCACATCCCGCACTCTGCGATGAAGATGTTGTCTCCGTCGTGACGAAGGAGAATGTCAGATTTACCGTCCTTATTGAACGTTTCACCAGTTGCCGAACCTTCGAAGTTCATCTCCAGGAACGTGAGCATGACATTCCGGTAATCCTCCTCACCGAAGTCGGAGTATGTCTCCGGTGACTTCTCAAAGCCGTGTCCAACCGCATCTACTGCCTCAATGATTTCATAATAGATCTCATCAGAGATGCCCGGACCAGGCTGTTCTTTGCTGATTTCGTCGATGGTGATCTCTTTCCGGCGCTGGGGTTCGTCAATTTTCAGCGCCTCATTTACATTGTCTCGCCGTACAACCTCTATTCCGAGATTTTCAAACCGTTGCTGCTGTTGTTGAATCTTCTCTTTCTTTTCTTCGTGAAGGCTCTTGGCTTCCTCTCGAACCCGGGTGTAGAACTCATCAAGATTATTGTCAACTCGGGAATATTGTTTTTTGATGTAATTCTGGATTTCTTTTTGGAACTTCTGGAGTTCACTATCGGAGTACCCATCGTTTCGCCTGGGGAAATATACGTCCACGTAGCCTTCCTCTTCATTCACCTCAGCCCGGTACCCGTTTGCCTTACTGGGTGAAGGCTTAAGCCGCAGAATCCGTTCATTGCCAGCGTACTGGAACCGGAGGGCTGGTTCTTCATCATCCCAATCGTCAATCGTAACCTGGGGATTGTCCAAATCAAGCTCCAGAGGGTCTAACTCAAAATCTTGAACGACATAGTCCGCAAAGTCATCCGAGCTGGTCCTTAGAATCTCATCCGAAGACGCATCCTCCACCTTCTGTCTGGCCTTCTGCCGTGGCCGTTGGGTAACGTTCGAAATCGGATCGTCGTTGAAAATTATAAACGTCCTCATCATATATTTCAACCCTCCTTCATTCGAGCAGATATAATATTCGGTCAGTGTCCCATACTGTACCGAGTGTTTTACCCCCAACGCGGAATAATGAAACTGTCTTGGCGATCACCAGTTTTGGAAATCGGAAGAGACACTCGCTTGCCTAACAAGTGTCTCCCCTTCAGTTCGCCTGTGACATCATCCGATTCAGAGTTGGACAGCCAGGGCCCTAGTCCCGAATCAACACAGGTCGTCCAAACAACATCCGTCCTAGCTCAACTGCGTGCGCAGGTCACAAAGGACCGGTTCAGCGCGTGGTACGCGGAACAGCAGTTCGCCGAGAACATCCTGGAGGGACAGGCTTACTTCAACGGGCCCGCAGACCCGAAACCGCCGGCTCGCCATAGCCCGAGTACGCTCTTGGAGTGCCACCGGAAAGCGAGCTACAAACGCCAGAACGCCCCCAAAGAAGACACCCCACCAGAGGGGCTGTTTTGGATCGGCACCGAATTCGAAGAACGCTTGGCCGTCCCGTTCCTCCAGGATGTGACGCCGCCCGATACCTACGTAACCAACTCGGTGTGGATCGACCACGAACTCACCGTTGATGGCGTCACCGTACAACTCCGGGGTGCGACTGACCCCGCGATCGTCACGCCTGACGACGACCCGCTGCTGGTCACCGAGATCAAGACCACGTCTTCACTCGACCATCTCTCCGGCCCGAAGGAGGCGCACAAAGCCCAACTCCACGCGTACCTCGCGGCGCTCAACGCCGACTACGACCACGAGATCTCGACTGGCCTCCTCGTGTATGCGAGCCGGACGACCCTCGACGTCGAGGTGTTCGAGGTGGCCTTCGACGAGGCGTTCTGGGAGGCGGTGACCGAGTGGATGGCCGCACTCACGACCTACGAGCAGGCGGGTGAGCTGCCGCCAGCTTCACCAGAGCGTGACTGGGAATGTTCGTACTGCTCGTTCAAGCATCGATGTGGCGAGGCGGACACTCCGTACAGTGACATCGGCCATGATGGCCTCCTGCCGCTGTTCGATAACTACGACACCGAGAACCTGAAAGCGTACTTGAATGCGCACGCGGAGCGTGACGCCCGTCTCACACCCACACTAGCGCATAAATTCCCCCGGCTCGCTGACGAGTACGGTGTCTACGACTGGGCTTGCCCATCTTGTGGCGAAACCTTCGACTGGAAGAACATCGACTGGGAGACGGACTCAACCGACCCACCGTACTGTCCAAGCTGCCTCAAGGCCGGCGAGATGGTCACGATAGCAGGTCCAGAACCCGAAGACCAACTAACAGCTCCAGGAGAGTGAACGGCTGAAATCCCTGTTGAAGATCAGAACGTCGATTGGCTATTGTGAAAGACAACTAGTAGGTTTCGACGGCAATCCGATACTTGATTTTGAGTGATGAGACCAGAGAGAACTCAACTGTCAGTACTCCTTTCTGACCCGTTCAGCAAGCTCCTCGTTGAGTTCCGAGCTCCGCTGTTCCAGAGACGTCTCAAACTCGCCAATATGGTCTTTGAACTCTGCTTCAAGCTCCCGAATCTCTTTCCGTATACGAGCTAAATCAGTCCGTTCCAACTCATCCGCGACTATCTGTCCTTTTGCAGTCAGCGGATGGCGCTTATAGCCTCCACCACCGGTATAATCCGGCTTTTCTGAGATCAGTTCCAAGTCTTTGGCATCTTCAATCCGGTCAGTAATCGTTGCACGGCTAACCTCCAGTTTCTCCTGTAGCACAACGAACCGCTTTGGACCGTCCTGTAACTCGTCTAAAACCCTGACTCCGCCCTTCTTCGAGAGGAAGTCTGCAATCCGTTCGGCTTCCTCATCGCTAAACGCTTCCAGGGAGGATGGACCCGCTCCTTCTCCAGACTCGTTGCTATCAACCACGCTTCTCCAATTACTTGCAAGCCCCCCAATAAGAAACGCCCGGTACAACATAAACCAGTAGTTTAGACTAAACCACTAT
The nucleotide sequence above comes from Halobacterium litoreum. Encoded proteins:
- a CDS encoding Cdc6/Cdc18 family protein, translated to MITDARVLQPEFVPGEVQHRDAEVNHLSAALRPLIDGDPTDPVLIDGPPGVGKTCIARFTVERLREASVALNHQYVNCWEEYSRFKTLYQILDGVASTIDIHRQSTPTDVLLDRLRDYDGPPYIVILDEVDQLEDKSLLYDLYRIPELTMVLIVNDEAQLFAGLDDRLNSRLNACTRVHFDTYPKSELTAILHDRVRWGLNADYLQDGVLPTIAELAAGDARTAIGILRQAAHTVHTNSHDMLTDSIAEEVAPAARTEIRRNAVERLTHHQEVIYTIINEAGEITPGDLYEAYRDRVDNSKTKRTVRNYLAKLEQYNLIAADGQTKGRRYRTLTDAALA
- a CDS encoding PD-(D/E)XK nuclease family protein, with the protein product MTSSDSELDSQGPSPESTQVVQTTSVLAQLRAQVTKDRFSAWYAEQQFAENILEGQAYFNGPADPKPPARHSPSTLLECHRKASYKRQNAPKEDTPPEGLFWIGTEFEERLAVPFLQDVTPPDTYVTNSVWIDHELTVDGVTVQLRGATDPAIVTPDDDPLLVTEIKTTSSLDHLSGPKEAHKAQLHAYLAALNADYDHEISTGLLVYASRTTLDVEVFEVAFDEAFWEAVTEWMAALTTYEQAGELPPASPERDWECSYCSFKHRCGEADTPYSDIGHDGLLPLFDNYDTENLKAYLNAHAERDARLTPTLAHKFPRLADEYGVYDWACPSCGETFDWKNIDWETDSTDPPYCPSCLKAGEMVTIAGPEPEDQLTAPGE